The Sulfurihydrogenibium sp. YO3AOP1 genome has a window encoding:
- the nrdD gene encoding anaerobic ribonucleoside-triphosphate reductase, whose amino-acid sequence MKTFKELSKEEILKLLENERTKTLQYTRVVGYYRPIESFNKGKKGEFKERVYFEIENNIKL is encoded by the coding sequence ATGAAAACATTTAAAGAATTATCAAAAGAAGAAATATTAAAACTTTTGGAAAATGAAAGGACTAAAACATTACAGTACACGAGGGTTGTTGGTTATTATAGACCTATTGAAAGTTTTAACAAAGGTAAAAAAGGAGAGTTTAAAGAAAGGGTATATTTTGAAATAGAAAATAATATCAAACTTTAG
- a CDS encoding anaerobic ribonucleoside-triphosphate reductase activating protein has protein sequence MSKIYDLTPFTILDYPNKIAAIIWFSKCNMRCPYCYNPEIVFESEGKDLSENKVISFLRKRVGLLEGVVLCGGEPTLYKDLIGFAKKIKDLGFLIKLDTNGSNPYVVNVLIKNHLIDYVALDFKAPFGKYFSITKFNNIDKIKDSLEILVNSDIDYEIRTTVHPDLIDENDINEIISYLEMINFKKTYFIQKFIFSKTIGDLKNPVRDIDKSKIKKTNKFKIGFRNF, from the coding sequence ATGAGTAAAATTTATGACCTAACACCATTTACAATATTGGATTATCCTAACAAAATTGCTGCAATAATATGGTTCTCAAAATGTAATATGAGATGCCCCTATTGCTACAATCCAGAAATTGTATTTGAATCAGAAGGAAAAGATTTATCAGAGAATAAGGTTATTTCATTTTTAAGAAAAAGAGTTGGGCTTTTAGAAGGGGTTGTTTTGTGTGGTGGAGAGCCTACTCTTTATAAAGATTTAATCGGTTTTGCCAAGAAGATAAAGGATTTAGGCTTCTTAATAAAACTTGATACCAATGGGTCAAACCCTTACGTTGTAAACGTATTAATCAAAAATCATTTAATTGATTACGTGGCTCTTGATTTTAAAGCTCCATTTGGAAAATATTTTTCTATAACAAAGTTTAACAACATAGACAAAATAAAAGATAGCTTAGAAATTCTTGTAAATTCAGACATTGATTATGAAATTAGAACAACTGTTCATCCAGATTTAATCGATGAAAATGATATAAATGAAATCATTTCCTATTTAGAAATGATAAATTTTAAAAAAACTTATTTTATACAGAAATTTATCTTTTCTAAAACTATAGGGGATTTAAAAAATCCTGTAAGAGATATAGATAAATCAAAAATAAAAAAGACAAATAAATTTAAAATAGGATTTAGAAATTTTTAG
- a CDS encoding ABC transporter permease subunit — protein MFIKLLKYNIYNITKSNWIVFYSILNGLITLMLMKSSDDLDKVVVSLTNISLITVPLVSLIFSLIYFYSNRQYIEVLLTQPIHRKSIFLSDYFSVSLSMSLAYAIGNVIPFAFYGYIYDKFIIFILAEILITFVFSSIGFFIGVNIDDRVVGMGVSLVLWFFLLVIFDSIIFYIIIFFSDYPIEKAIASITFLNPIDTIRIYIFYNLGLSELLGISGIILSEFLQKYPFVPIIILFIWIFIFVMLTTIRFCKKDF, from the coding sequence ATGTTCATTAAACTCCTAAAATACAATATTTATAATATAACCAAAAGTAATTGGATTGTATTTTATAGCATACTTAATGGATTAATCACCTTAATGTTAATGAAGTCATCAGATGATCTTGATAAAGTTGTTGTAAGTTTAACAAATATTTCATTAATCACTGTTCCCTTAGTAAGCTTAATTTTTTCCTTAATCTACTTTTATTCAAATAGACAATATATCGAAGTTTTACTTACACAACCAATTCATAGAAAATCCATATTCCTATCAGATTATTTCTCAGTATCATTATCAATGTCTTTAGCATATGCCATAGGTAATGTAATTCCTTTCGCTTTTTATGGATATATTTACGACAAGTTCATTATTTTTATACTAGCTGAAATTTTGATTACGTTTGTATTCTCATCAATAGGATTTTTTATAGGAGTAAATATAGATGATAGAGTTGTGGGAATGGGTGTATCTTTAGTTTTGTGGTTCTTTTTATTGGTAATATTTGACTCTATAATTTTTTATATCATAATATTCTTTTCTGATTATCCTATCGAAAAAGCTATTGCATCTATTACTTTTCTAAACCCTATTGATACTATAAGAATTTATATCTTCTACAACTTAGGTTTGTCAGAACTTTTAGGTATCTCTGGGATCATTCTTTCTGAATTTCTTCAAAAATATCCTTTTGTTCCAATCATAATTTTATTTATTTGGATTTTTATATTTGTTATGTTGACTACAATAAGATTTTGCAAAAAAGATTTTTAA
- a CDS encoding cytochrome D1 domain-containing protein: protein MLYPAAAVLLNLLFFFLSPVVGEETYNKYCASCHHPQKIGITAPPLLPMTLSKYTDEELTKIIKNGLSSTQMPSFGNLKDEEIKSIIRFLREDIPINWSIKEIRSSLTLNNNIQKKVLNIKNIKNITFVVERGHNKIWIMENEDILDAFDFSNVHGGIKYTLDGKNFYIPSRDGWIGYYKINNKKEGYYVGKIRACINLRNISLSKNGNYLIVSCLLPQTLEILNAKTLEPIKEIQLDGKISAIYELYKSDKAIFTFRDKPIIGILNTKDLSINYIKAEEPIEDFFIDPFDKFLIGTSRKDKKLVVYELEKFKLVFEDKMDSMPHLFSAAFWYKNGKFYFATPHIGKPYISIWQMYDWKFIKNVEIGSPGFFVKTHPSTDYLWVDNGSDAVVLINKNDFSEKFMTIVKGKKFTHTEFNGNGNIAYLSIYDNDGYLILYDTKKLQEIKRYPASYPVGKYNFVNKERSFYPSLFGEEIFKEKCWGCHHQTQEAFGPSFKYIANNRTESQIIAQILDPKNSYKLLGYKRNSMPAFNFNEYEIESIVNYIKSFREDKNDR from the coding sequence ATGCTGTATCCTGCTGCTGCTGTACTTTTAAACCTTCTATTTTTTTTCCTCTCCCCTGTCGTGGGGGAGGAAACTTATAATAAATATTGTGCATCTTGCCATCATCCTCAAAAAATTGGGATTACGGCACCACCGCTTCTCCCAATGACATTATCTAAATATACAGATGAAGAGCTTACAAAAATAATAAAAAATGGGCTTTCATCCACACAGATGCCTTCTTTTGGAAATCTTAAAGATGAAGAAATAAAAAGCATCATAAGGTTTCTAAGAGAGGACATACCTATAAACTGGAGTATTAAAGAGATAAGATCTTCCTTAACATTAAATAACAATATTCAAAAAAAAGTACTGAATATAAAAAACATTAAAAATATAACTTTTGTTGTAGAAAGAGGGCATAATAAAATATGGATTATGGAAAATGAGGATATATTGGATGCTTTTGATTTTTCAAACGTTCATGGAGGGATAAAATATACTTTAGATGGTAAAAATTTTTATATTCCTTCAAGAGATGGGTGGATAGGCTATTATAAGATTAACAATAAAAAAGAAGGTTATTACGTAGGAAAAATAAGAGCATGTATCAATCTTAGAAACATATCTTTGTCAAAAAATGGGAACTATCTCATCGTATCCTGTCTTCTTCCACAAACATTAGAAATACTTAACGCTAAAACATTAGAACCAATTAAAGAAATTCAATTAGATGGAAAGATTTCAGCTATCTATGAATTATATAAATCAGATAAAGCCATATTTACTTTTAGAGATAAACCTATCATAGGAATATTGAACACGAAAGATTTAAGTATTAATTACATAAAAGCAGAAGAACCAATAGAAGATTTCTTTATAGATCCTTTTGATAAATTTCTAATTGGTACTTCTCGGAAGGATAAAAAGCTTGTTGTTTATGAATTAGAAAAATTTAAATTAGTTTTTGAAGATAAGATGGACAGTATGCCACATTTATTCTCTGCTGCATTTTGGTATAAAAACGGTAAATTTTATTTTGCCACTCCACATATTGGAAAACCGTATATTTCTATTTGGCAGATGTATGATTGGAAATTTATAAAAAATGTAGAGATAGGTTCTCCGGGATTTTTTGTTAAAACTCATCCATCAACAGATTATCTATGGGTTGATAACGGCTCTGATGCTGTGGTTTTAATCAATAAGAACGATTTTTCAGAAAAATTTATGACTATAGTAAAAGGAAAAAAATTTACCCATACAGAATTTAATGGTAATGGAAATATCGCATACTTAAGCATTTACGATAATGATGGATATTTAATTTTGTATGATACTAAGAAGCTTCAAGAAATAAAAAGATATCCTGCAAGCTATCCAGTGGGAAAATACAACTTTGTTAACAAAGAAAGAAGTTTTTATCCATCTTTATTTGGAGAAGAGATATTTAAAGAAAAATGCTGGGGATGTCATCATCAAACACAGGAAGCATTTGGTCCATCGTTTAAGTACATTGCAAATAATAGAACAGAATCTCAAATCATAGCTCAGATACTTGACCCAAAAAATAGTTATAAACTTCTTGGATATAAAAGAAATTCTATGCCTGCTTTTAATTTTAATGAGTACGAAATAGAGAGTATAGTTAATTATATAAAATCCTTTAGAGAGGATAAAAATGATAGATGA
- a CDS encoding Lrp/AsnC family transcriptional regulator, whose protein sequence is MFLYSKLVSIYKKLDDGVKMVENLFLKMIQESFPLVQRPFKKLGEELGISEEEALSLYAKLKDEKIIRNTSAILETKKVGYKSTLVAFSVDSIEKAAEYINTHPGVSHNYERDHEIFNLWFTLAVPSESSLGLEKTIEILANRTGAKDYIILPTIKMFKIGVVLDTTSTEPLKKDISEKHENKNLELTEFHKKILYYIQRDIPIKYEPFEGIIKELNCDYDSFFNEVNNLIQAGYIRRFATLLNHRKAGFTANAMVVWNVPEEFQELAGETIAKYTSVSHCYIRPKFPPKWNYNLFSMIHGKSKEDLESIIDNIGKEIQIKDYLPLYSLREFKKQRIDYFSPKFYEWEKLNSLHSLI, encoded by the coding sequence ATGTTTTTATATTCTAAATTAGTTAGCATATACAAAAAACTTGATGATGGTGTGAAAATGGTTGAAAATTTATTTTTAAAAATGATACAAGAATCATTTCCATTGGTTCAAAGACCCTTTAAAAAGTTAGGAGAAGAGCTTGGAATATCCGAAGAAGAAGCTTTATCCCTGTATGCAAAATTAAAAGATGAAAAGATTATTCGTAACACTTCAGCTATTTTGGAAACAAAAAAAGTAGGTTATAAATCTACTTTGGTTGCGTTTAGCGTTGATAGTATCGAAAAAGCAGCAGAATATATAAATACCCATCCTGGTGTAAGCCACAATTATGAAAGAGACCACGAAATTTTTAATTTATGGTTTACACTCGCTGTTCCATCAGAATCATCTTTGGGTTTGGAAAAAACTATCGAGATATTAGCCAATAGAACTGGTGCAAAAGATTACATTATCCTTCCAACAATCAAGATGTTTAAAATTGGTGTCGTTCTTGACACTACATCAACAGAACCTTTAAAAAAGGATATTTCAGAAAAACATGAAAATAAAAATTTAGAATTAACAGAATTTCATAAAAAAATCCTTTATTACATTCAAAGAGACATTCCAATAAAATATGAACCTTTTGAAGGTATTATAAAAGAATTAAATTGTGATTATGATTCATTTTTTAACGAAGTGAACAATTTAATACAAGCAGGATATATAAGAAGATTTGCAACATTGCTTAACCATAGAAAAGCTGGATTTACTGCTAACGCAATGGTGGTATGGAATGTTCCAGAAGAATTTCAAGAGTTAGCTGGAGAAACGATAGCAAAATATACTTCTGTTTCTCACTGTTATATAAGACCAAAATTCCCACCAAAATGGAATTATAATCTTTTTTCTATGATTCATGGAAAATCAAAAGAGGATTTAGAAAGTATTATTGATAATATCGGTAAAGAAATACAAATAAAAGATTATTTACCTCTTTATTCCTTAAGAGAATTTAAAAAACAAAGAATTGATTATTTTAGTCCTAAATTCTACGAATGGGAAAAATTAAACAGTTTGCATTCTTTGATCTAA
- a CDS encoding V4R domain-containing protein has product MIDEISQVHRPKLGSEIPIIIFRAFRHFSANYANDLLGERGANLVFQNAGKDLGREVSKLIFDQNIEKYLSNIINFVKDEKIGILIPVELSKNRIILQLDECITCAGMSNIGKRICHFEVGFAQGLVEAYLNKKIKAHESKCGANGEGICEVTLEINNAQSF; this is encoded by the coding sequence ATGATAGATGAAATCTCCCAAGTTCATAGACCAAAATTGGGTAGCGAGATTCCTATAATTATATTTAGAGCTTTTAGACATTTTTCTGCTAATTACGCTAATGATTTACTTGGTGAAAGAGGTGCGAATCTTGTTTTTCAAAATGCAGGCAAAGATTTAGGTAGAGAAGTAAGTAAACTGATTTTTGATCAAAACATAGAAAAATATTTGTCAAATATCATTAATTTTGTTAAAGATGAAAAAATCGGAATTTTGATTCCTGTGGAGCTTTCAAAAAACAGAATTATTCTTCAATTAGATGAATGTATAACCTGCGCAGGAATGTCTAATATTGGTAAAAGAATCTGTCACTTTGAGGTTGGTTTTGCCCAAGGATTAGTTGAGGCTTATTTGAATAAGAAGATAAAAGCTCATGAATCAAAATGTGGTGCAAATGGCGAAGGTATATGTGAAGTAACTTTGGAGATTAACAATGCTCAGAGTTTCTAA
- the cobA gene encoding uroporphyrinogen-III C-methyltransferase, with protein MGKVYITGAGPGDPELLTVKAFKIIQNADVILYDRLINEEILNYRKKEAILIYVGKEDGKHTIPQQEINQFLYDYALQYDVVVRLKGGDPFVFGRGGEECLFLAERGIEFEVIPGVTSAISVPAYTGIPVTHRGIASSFRVVTGHEAPDKENSSIDWESMKANETIVFLMGLHNIEKIMDKLIQIGKNPKTPVAVIHAGTTENQLVIVGEIDNISKLAKDVPTPALIVIGDVVKLRDKINWFDAKLLKC; from the coding sequence ATGGGAAAAGTGTATATTACCGGAGCTGGTCCAGGAGACCCAGAATTATTGACAGTTAAAGCCTTTAAAATCATACAAAATGCAGATGTAATCCTGTATGACAGGTTAATTAATGAAGAAATTTTAAATTATAGAAAAAAAGAAGCTATTTTGATTTATGTAGGCAAAGAAGATGGAAAACATACTATTCCACAGCAAGAAATAAATCAGTTCCTTTACGATTATGCATTACAGTACGATGTAGTCGTAAGACTTAAAGGCGGAGATCCTTTTGTTTTTGGAAGAGGTGGTGAAGAATGTTTATTTTTAGCTGAGAGAGGTATTGAGTTTGAAGTTATTCCGGGAGTAACCTCTGCTATATCAGTTCCTGCTTATACCGGAATACCAGTTACCCATAGAGGTATAGCATCATCTTTTAGGGTTGTTACAGGACATGAAGCACCGGATAAGGAAAATTCATCAATAGATTGGGAAAGTATGAAAGCAAATGAAACAATAGTATTCCTTATGGGACTTCACAACATAGAAAAGATAATGGATAAGTTGATTCAAATTGGTAAAAACCCAAAAACACCAGTTGCTGTTATACATGCAGGTACAACAGAAAATCAGCTTGTCATTGTTGGAGAAATTGACAATATATCAAAATTAGCAAAAGATGTTCCAACCCCTGCATTGATAGTAATAGGAGATGTTGTAAAATTAAGAGATAAAATTAATTGGTTTGATGCAAAACTATTAAAATGCTAA
- a CDS encoding cytochrome D1 domain-containing protein, whose translation MRKILLMIMLLITVSFAEEKIYVIERETSSVAVLQDCKFLKRIENLHNLNHAVIKFYENEGYLITRDGYLIKFDPIEDKVIKEIKVGESSIGFVVTKDYIAVANYSNKSVVILDKDLNIIQTIITDSRNVGIKNYKDYLAFSLMDKDEIWILKKQGNVFKVEKIFKDVGQVPFDAMMEENLYIVGFFNSPHIGVLNLDTLEYKKIQLFTEYKEPVLKVPHFGMWTIGKDKIVIPAVGDKKLFVFDKNFKPIKTVSIYGLPVFTSISPDEKYLAITFSGNEFPYVQILNFETFDTEKILKFDGKVLHVRWGLDGKFLYISVNDSNKVIRIKRDSWDEDCSVDVIKPSGIFLFSK comes from the coding sequence ATGAGAAAGATTTTATTAATGATAATGCTATTAATAACTGTATCCTTTGCAGAAGAAAAGATTTATGTAATAGAAAGAGAAACATCTTCCGTAGCAGTTTTACAAGATTGTAAATTTCTAAAACGGATAGAGAATTTGCACAATTTAAACCACGCAGTAATAAAATTCTATGAAAATGAAGGATATTTAATAACAAGAGATGGATACCTTATAAAGTTTGATCCAATTGAAGATAAAGTGATAAAGGAAATAAAAGTGGGAGAAAGTTCTATAGGATTTGTTGTGACTAAAGATTATATTGCGGTAGCCAACTATTCAAATAAATCCGTTGTAATACTTGATAAAGACTTAAATATCATTCAGACCATCATAACTGATTCAAGGAACGTTGGTATAAAGAATTATAAAGATTATCTTGCATTTTCTTTAATGGATAAAGACGAGATTTGGATTCTTAAAAAACAGGGAAATGTTTTCAAAGTTGAAAAAATATTTAAAGATGTAGGACAGGTTCCTTTTGATGCAATGATGGAAGAAAATCTTTATATAGTTGGATTTTTTAATTCCCCTCATATAGGTGTTTTAAATCTTGATACTTTGGAATATAAAAAAATTCAATTATTCACTGAATATAAAGAACCTGTTTTAAAAGTTCCACATTTTGGAATGTGGACAATTGGTAAGGATAAAATCGTAATACCAGCAGTAGGTGATAAAAAGTTATTTGTATTTGATAAAAACTTTAAACCAATTAAAACAGTAAGTATTTATGGATTACCTGTATTTACATCTATAAGTCCTGATGAAAAGTATTTAGCTATAACCTTCAGCGGTAATGAGTTTCCGTATGTTCAAATTTTAAATTTTGAAACTTTTGATACTGAAAAAATCCTTAAATTTGACGGTAAAGTTTTACATGTTAGATGGGGTTTAGATGGGAAATTTTTATACATTTCTGTAAATGATAGTAATAAAGTCATTAGAATTAAAAGGGATTCTTGGGACGAGGACTGTAGTGTAGATGTTATAAAACCATCAGGAATCTTTTTATTTTCTAAATAA
- a CDS encoding radical SAM protein, with amino-acid sequence MLRVSNLIKSTLEGNNPKGLDYSILIWNLTNRCNLSCLHCYSKASVDSKDALTTDEIVNTLPSLINAGIKFIIFSGGEPLLRKDIFEIAQECKKQGIITYLSTNGMYINESNVKNIVENFNYIGVSIDGESNIHDSFRGIHGAFERSFGNILKLLKYTDKVGVRFTLTKSTLKSLKFMFNLVERNKIPKIYISHLVYSGRGLENLKMDISKRQRRSAVNFIIEKALFYYRTKRNIEVVTGNMEQDAILLLKRFIKEYPDHTEDLYTRLEKWGGNSAGIKLANIDSFGNVKPDPFFPYILGNIKEKKFEEIWRDEKNPILNFLRHHPRNIDGRCKDCYFINICNGGSRSRAYAVYRDIKMEDPSCYLLKDEIRGKL; translated from the coding sequence ATGCTCAGAGTTTCTAATTTAATAAAATCAACATTAGAAGGAAATAATCCTAAGGGTCTTGATTACTCAATACTGATTTGGAACTTAACAAATAGATGTAATCTATCTTGTTTACATTGTTATTCTAAAGCTTCTGTAGACAGTAAAGATGCATTAACAACAGATGAAATTGTAAATACATTGCCATCATTAATCAATGCAGGAATAAAGTTTATTATTTTCTCAGGCGGAGAGCCTTTACTAAGAAAAGATATTTTTGAAATTGCCCAAGAATGTAAAAAGCAAGGGATAATAACTTACTTATCTACAAATGGTATGTATATTAATGAATCTAACGTTAAAAATATAGTAGAAAATTTTAATTATATTGGCGTAAGCATTGATGGAGAATCAAACATCCATGATAGTTTTAGAGGAATACATGGAGCTTTTGAAAGAAGTTTTGGAAATATTTTAAAGCTTTTAAAATACACTGACAAAGTAGGCGTAAGATTTACATTAACAAAATCAACATTGAAAAGTCTAAAATTTATGTTTAATCTTGTAGAAAGGAATAAAATTCCCAAGATTTACATATCTCATCTTGTATACTCTGGAAGGGGGTTAGAAAACTTAAAAATGGACATATCTAAGAGACAAAGAAGGTCTGCTGTCAACTTTATTATTGAAAAAGCATTGTTTTATTATAGAACAAAGAGGAATATAGAGGTTGTAACAGGGAACATGGAGCAGGATGCAATTTTACTTTTAAAAAGATTTATTAAAGAATACCCTGATCATACAGAAGATTTATATACAAGACTTGAAAAATGGGGTGGTAATTCGGCAGGAATTAAGCTTGCTAACATTGACAGTTTTGGAAATGTAAAGCCAGATCCATTTTTTCCTTATATCCTTGGGAATATAAAAGAAAAAAAATTTGAGGAGATTTGGAGAGACGAGAAAAATCCGATTTTAAATTTCTTAAGGCATCATCCAAGAAATATAGATGGTAGATGTAAAGATTGTTATTTTATAAATATTTGCAATGGCGGATCTCGTTCAAGAGCTTATGCAGTCTATAGGGATATCAAAATGGAAGATCCTTCATGTTATTTATTAAAAGATGAAATAAGAGGTAAGCTATGA
- a CDS encoding ribonucleoside triphosphate reductase, translating into MQMFIIKRDGLAQEFMPYKIKDAIEKAFKSVNQTFDEIIYNNVLTTLKQKDVWTVEEIQDLIEKELFRAGYFEVMRSFMLYRHTRKLQREHILGLNDDTTYIDCTQAVEEYIYNKDWRVNANSNMGYSHAGLVNNLAGKVIANYWLDKVYSKEAGYAHRNGDIHIHDLDNLSGYCAGWSLRQLLNEGFNGVRGRVESKPPKHFREALGQMANFLGTLQSEWAGAQSFSSFDTYLAPYVFKDKLSYNDIKKAIRSFVYNLNVPSRWGQSPFTNITLDWTVPEDLAEQWPTVNDRHLFEDINDEELIEKAKERGVEKLTDLKYKHFQKEMDLINKAFFEVMTEGDKSGQPFTFPIPTVNITEDFNWYGENTDILFENTAKFGTAYFQNFIGSQYIIDENGEKIKNPDAFQPNMVRSMCCRLQLDLRELLKRGNGLFGSAEMTGSIGVVTLNMARLGYRFKGNKEGFYRELDRLLDIAKDTLERKRKFVQDMYDRGLYPYTKRYLHSFKNHFSTIGVNGMNEMIRNFTNDAYDITTQEGIEFAKEVLDYIREKIVKFQEETGNLYNLEATPAEGATYRFAKEDKKRYPDIITAGEGENIYYTNSSQVPAYYSDDPFEVLTLQDDLQCKYTGGTVLHIYLKEAIANKEICRNLVRKIITNFKLPYITITPLITVCPKHGRLDKNYEYCPKCDEELIEKFIKEVQEHENI; encoded by the coding sequence ATTCAAATGTTTATCATCAAAAGAGATGGACTGGCTCAAGAATTTATGCCATATAAAATAAAGGATGCTATTGAGAAGGCTTTCAAAAGTGTTAACCAAACATTTGATGAAATAATTTACAACAATGTATTAACAACTTTAAAACAAAAAGATGTATGGACGGTGGAAGAAATCCAAGATTTAATAGAGAAGGAGCTTTTTAGAGCAGGATATTTCGAAGTTATGCGTTCTTTCATGCTTTATAGACATACAAGGAAATTACAAAGGGAACATATTTTAGGTTTAAACGATGATACCACTTATATTGATTGTACACAAGCTGTTGAAGAGTACATTTACAACAAAGATTGGAGAGTTAATGCAAATTCTAACATGGGATACTCTCATGCTGGTCTTGTAAATAACTTGGCCGGAAAGGTTATTGCGAACTATTGGCTTGATAAAGTATATAGCAAAGAAGCTGGTTATGCCCATAGAAATGGTGATATTCATATACATGACCTTGATAATCTTTCTGGATATTGTGCTGGTTGGAGTTTAAGGCAACTCTTAAACGAGGGCTTTAATGGAGTTAGAGGAAGAGTAGAAAGCAAGCCACCCAAGCACTTTAGGGAAGCTTTAGGTCAAATGGCAAACTTTCTTGGAACCTTACAATCAGAATGGGCAGGGGCCCAATCGTTTAGCTCATTCGACACATATCTTGCTCCATATGTTTTTAAAGATAAATTATCATATAACGATATCAAGAAGGCAATTAGAAGTTTTGTGTACAATTTAAATGTGCCATCAAGATGGGGACAATCACCTTTTACAAATATAACTTTAGATTGGACTGTTCCAGAAGATTTGGCGGAGCAATGGCCTACAGTAAATGATAGGCACTTATTTGAAGACATAAATGATGAAGAGCTCATAGAAAAAGCAAAAGAAAGAGGAGTTGAAAAATTAACAGATTTAAAATATAAACATTTCCAAAAAGAAATGGATCTAATCAATAAAGCCTTTTTTGAAGTTATGACGGAAGGTGATAAATCAGGACAGCCTTTTACATTTCCAATACCGACAGTTAACATTACTGAAGATTTTAATTGGTATGGAGAAAATACTGATATACTTTTTGAAAATACAGCAAAATTTGGTACTGCATACTTCCAAAACTTTATAGGAAGTCAGTATATTATTGACGAAAATGGAGAAAAAATAAAAAATCCTGATGCTTTTCAACCAAACATGGTTAGAAGTATGTGCTGCAGATTACAGCTTGATCTAAGGGAGTTGCTAAAGAGAGGGAATGGACTATTTGGAAGTGCGGAAATGACAGGTTCAATAGGAGTTGTAACTTTAAACATGGCAAGATTAGGATACAGGTTTAAAGGGAATAAAGAAGGGTTTTATAGAGAGTTAGACAGACTTTTAGATATAGCAAAAGATACTTTAGAAAGGAAAAGAAAATTCGTTCAAGATATGTATGATAGAGGGCTCTATCCTTATACAAAAAGATATCTTCATTCTTTTAAAAATCATTTTTCAACAATAGGCGTAAATGGAATGAATGAAATGATAAGAAACTTTACTAACGATGCTTACGATATTACAACGCAAGAAGGAATAGAATTTGCAAAAGAAGTTTTGGATTACATTAGAGAAAAAATTGTTAAATTCCAAGAAGAAACGGGAAATCTCTACAATCTTGAAGCAACTCCTGCAGAAGGTGCAACATACAGGTTTGCTAAAGAAGATAAAAAAAGATATCCCGATATAATTACAGCGGGGGAAGGAGAAAATATTTATTACACAAACAGTTCTCAAGTTCCCGCATATTATTCCGACGATCCATTTGAAGTATTAACATTGCAAGATGATTTACAATGTAAATATACTGGAGGAACAGTACTGCACATATATTTAAAAGAAGCTATAGCTAATAAAGAAATATGCAGGAATTTAGTTAGAAAAATTATAACAAACTTTAAACTACCATACATTACTATAACACCGTTAATAACAGTATGCCCTAAACACGGAAGATTGGATAAAAATTATGAATACTGCCCTAAATGTGATGAAGAATTAATTGAAAAATTTATAAAGGAGGTGCAAGAACATGAAAACATTTAA